One genomic window of Salvelinus alpinus chromosome 9, SLU_Salpinus.1, whole genome shotgun sequence includes the following:
- the LOC139584289 gene encoding parathyroid hormone-related protein-like isoform X1, with protein MEHCLLRVLEFQTSNSRMLCSRGMLQQWSLAVFLLCSSVPLYGRPIDALTNRMRRSVSHAQLMHDKGRSLHEFKRRHWIQELLDQVHTSDSERAPAPQSRTNANECHSTFSGSALSPPKPSGGTKNLPLSFRLGGEGSNLPQETNKSVAYKHQPLKVVTKRKKKVKGERGRRKESEKRRRRARSVVTSLTTQREELQRTQDTG; from the exons atggaacattgtctgtTGCGTGTTCTAGAGTTCCAGACTTCCAATTCCAGAATGCTGTGTTCCAGAGGCATGCTCCAGCAGTGGAGTCTAGCTGTGTTCCTGCTGtgctcctctgtccctctctacggGAGACCCATCGATGCTCTCACTAACAGAAT GAGGAGGTCAGTGAGCCACGCCCAGCTGATGCACGATAAGGGCCGTTCCCTGCATGAGTTCAAGAGACGCCACTGGATCCAGGAACTACTAGACCAAGTCCACACGTCCGACAGCGAGCGAGCCCCGGCTCCCCAGAGCAGGACCAATGCCAATGAGTGTCACAGCACCTTCAGCGGAAGCGCCCTATCCCCCCCCAAACCCTCTGGAGGGACCAAGAACCTCCCCCTGAGCTTCCggctgggaggggaggggagcaaCCTCCCGCAGGAGACCAACAAATCTGTGGCCTACAAACACCAACCTCTGAAGGTGGTCACCAAGAGGAAAAAGAaggtgaagggggagagagggagacggaagGAAAGCGAGAAGAGGAGACGGAGGGCTCGCTCTGTAGTCACAAGTCTTACGACACAAAGAGAGGAGTTACAGAGGACACAAGACACTGGGTGA
- the LOC139584289 gene encoding parathyroid hormone-related protein-like isoform X2: MLCSRGMLQQWSLAVFLLCSSVPLYGRPIDALTNRMRRSVSHAQLMHDKGRSLHEFKRRHWIQELLDQVHTSDSERAPAPQSRTNANECHSTFSGSALSPPKPSGGTKNLPLSFRLGGEGSNLPQETNKSVAYKHQPLKVVTKRKKKVKGERGRRKESEKRRRRARSVVTSLTTQREELQRTQDTG, translated from the exons ATGCTGTGTTCCAGAGGCATGCTCCAGCAGTGGAGTCTAGCTGTGTTCCTGCTGtgctcctctgtccctctctacggGAGACCCATCGATGCTCTCACTAACAGAAT GAGGAGGTCAGTGAGCCACGCCCAGCTGATGCACGATAAGGGCCGTTCCCTGCATGAGTTCAAGAGACGCCACTGGATCCAGGAACTACTAGACCAAGTCCACACGTCCGACAGCGAGCGAGCCCCGGCTCCCCAGAGCAGGACCAATGCCAATGAGTGTCACAGCACCTTCAGCGGAAGCGCCCTATCCCCCCCCAAACCCTCTGGAGGGACCAAGAACCTCCCCCTGAGCTTCCggctgggaggggaggggagcaaCCTCCCGCAGGAGACCAACAAATCTGTGGCCTACAAACACCAACCTCTGAAGGTGGTCACCAAGAGGAAAAAGAaggtgaagggggagagagggagacggaagGAAAGCGAGAAGAGGAGACGGAGGGCTCGCTCTGTAGTCACAAGTCTTACGACACAAAGAGAGGAGTTACAGAGGACACAAGACACTGGGTGA